A genomic segment from Triticum dicoccoides isolate Atlit2015 ecotype Zavitan chromosome 1A, WEW_v2.0, whole genome shotgun sequence encodes:
- the LOC119365781 gene encoding uncharacterized protein LOC119365781 — MGLPLPRRCCNCGDPVTMPYLGGHGRAAAAAEGGEQRPPWVSHLAAADFSKPCSRDRVCDTCGGAAFCGHCCEEHHRGHVTSPAPTDDDATDHRRDSFCIGCRVAFCSELCAHHGLGHEVILVDEYEGWHCARCTGSERWFAVFAGIQTFRDNEGNLLVPLHRKPAAAAKPVEDGPWPPPWMFELVTTDFAKTCARDRVCNTCVGAAFCGHCCGEHHPGHDTAAYIPEDGLEATVVHRRDSFCTGCRVVFCSDLCAHHTSGEGHEVIPIDEFIEWHCVRCTGSERWFPALHCLLRLAFVDEHGNLFVPFQWNGEVEDGEELPWWMTHLGTADFSKTCTRDRVCNTCGGAAFCEHCCGEHHRGHDTSAAATDETEGSVAPAGYRRDSFCIGCGLAFCSELCAHHAGGDGHEIIPVDVYGDRHFLRCTGSEPWLASAFGDIETYEDKDGNLMVPGERKRSMIPEPGLRYATRHCGGTTVPPAAANPFVF, encoded by the exons ATGGGGCTGCCGCTGCCGCGTCGCTGCTGCAACTGCGGGGATCCGGTGACCATGCCCTACCTCGGCGGCCacggaagggcggcggcggcggcggagggcggagaGCAGCGCCCTCCCTGGGTCTCTCATCTCGCCGCCGCGGACTTCTCCAAGCCGTGCTCCAGGGACCGCGTCTGCGACACGTGCGGCGGCGCCGCCTTCTGCGGCCACTGCTGCgaggagcaccaccgcggccacgtcACCTCCCCCGCCCCCACCGACGACGACGCCACCGACCACCGGAGGGATTCCTTCTGCATCGGCTGCCGCGTCGCGTTCTGCTCCGAGCTGTGCGCGCACCACGGACTGGGCCACGAGGTTATCCTCGTCGACGAGTACGAAGGATGGCACTGCGCGCGATGCACCGGGTCGGAGCGGTGGTTCGCCGTCTTCGCGGGCATCCAG ACCTTCCGGGACAACGAGGGCAATCTGCTGGTGCCGCTGCACCGGAAGCCGGCTGCAGCTGCAAAGCCGGTCGAGGACGGACCGTGGCCTCCTCCGTGGATGTTCGAGCTCGTCACCACCGACTTCGCCAAGACGTGCGCCCGGGACCGGGTCTGCAACACCTGCGTGGGCGCCGCCTTCTGTGGGCATTGCTGCGGGGAACACCACCCAGGCCACGACACCGCCGCCTACATCCCGGAGGACGGCTTGGAGGCTACCGTGGTGCACCGGAGAGACTCGTTCTGCACGGGCTGCCGCGTGGTCTTCTGCTCCGACCTGTGCGCGCACCACACAAGCGGCGAGGGCCACGAGGTCATCCCCATCGACGAGTTCATCGAGTGGCACTGCGTGCGATGCACCGGCTCCGAGCGGTGGTTCCCCGCATTGCACTGCTTGCTCAGGCTG GCTTTCGTGGACGAGCATGGCAACCTGTTCGTACCTTTCCAGTGGAACGGGGAGGTTGAGGACGGCGAGGAGTTGCCTTGGTGGATGACTCACCTCGGGACCGCAGACTTCTCCAAGACGTGCACCAGGGATCGCGTCTGCAACACCTGTGGCGGCGCCGCCTTCTGCGAGCACTGCTGCGGGGAGCACCACCGAGGCCACGACACCAGCGCAGCCGCCACGGACGAGACGGAGGGTTCGGTGGCACCCGCGGGGTACCGGAGGGACTCGTTCTGCATCGGCTGCGGCCTCGCCTTCTGCTCCGAGCTGTGTGCGCACCACGCGGGTGGCGACGGCCACGAGATCATCCCCGTCGACGTCTACGGCGACCGGCACTTCCTGCGATGCACCGGGTCAGAGCCGTGGTTAGCCTCCGCCTTCGGCGACATCGAG ACTTACGAAGACAAGGACGGCAACCTGATGGTGCCCGGGGAACGAAAGCGGTCCATGATCCCGGAGCCGGGCCTGAGGTACGCCACTCGCCACTGCGGCGGAACCACCGTGCCGCCGGCCGCTGCGAACCCGTTCGTCTTCTAG